GCAAGCTGGCAGCTAAAATAGTGCTGGCAAGTGCAATGCTCATCAACTGTCCTGTGAATCTCATGGTTCCAAGGGTTCCTGATGCCACTCCAAACTTGTCTTTGGTAACAGAGCCCATAACAGAATTTGTGTTTGGTGCTGAAAATAATCCAAATCCAATTCCGATCATGCTCAACGGTATTATTATATCCCATACAGAATTTATCTTTATGAATGAAAGTATCAAAAATGATATTCCAATGATACCCATTCCGATAGCTGCGATCTCTCTTGAACCATACCTATCAGAAAGTTTACCGCTGATAGGAGAGAATATCACCATGAATATAGGCTCTGCTACAAGTATAAGTCCCGCATTAAAAGGGTTGTATTTTAATATAATCTGCAGATAAATTGAGAATACAAACACTATTGAGAAAGTGCTGATATAATTTAAAAATGCCGTAAAATTGGAGGCAGTAAATGTCCTGTTTTTCGTAAAAAGAGAAATGTCCAGCAGGGGATTTGCAGTTTTAGATTCGAGTATAACAAATATAGTTAAAAGTGCTAGGCCAAATATTAATAAATATATCATTGAGATCCAGCCATAAACCTGAGATACGCTCAAATAGAAAATAGTAGATACTAATCCGACCGTGAATATTATTGCGCCTCTTACATCTATCTTTACTCTTTTTCCTCTAATATCCAGATTTTTCATTGAAGAAAAAGATATTACTAAGCCGATTAGCGCGATAGGGATATTTATAAGAAATATTGAGCGCCAGCCAAAATACTGTATTAAGATACCGCCAAGAAACGGTGCTGCAGTTAATCCTAAATATACTGACATAACATTAATTCCCAATGCACCACCACGAATATGTTGAGGGTATATGTGGCTGACTATAGCTGTTGAATTTGTGCCTATGAACGCTGCTCCCAATCCAGTAAAAAACACCAGTGCTATGAGCATATAGATATTGGCTGCAAAATAGATGAGTGAAGATCCAATCAAGAATATTATAAAACCCAGTCTAAATAGTTTAACTCTTCCGTATTCATCAGATATCTTTCCAAAAAGAATCATGAACGATGCTAGTGCAATCAAAAAACTCAGAGGTACCCAAACCACCTCTGTGAAATTTGCGTGAAAAGTCTGCCCTATTTTAGGCACTGCGAACGAGATCAAGCTTGATGTGAAGGGAGCTAGAAATGCAGCTAGAGAGGTTGTGAAAAGTATGAGCTTTCTACCGGCGTTGCTAAGCATAGAGTATAGAAAGAGTAAGTATTATTTATTCTTTTATGTTTATTTTCTAAACGATTCTGCTAAAAAAAAGTTAAATATTGTTTTTTACTTAGCGCTAAAAAGCTATGAGCTATACATCTCTGAAAACTGAAGATAAATACGATCTAAAATGGATTTATAATACTATATTTGCAAACATAGCTATGGGTCCATTATCAACCATAATCGTGCTCTATATATTAGCGTCTGGTGGAGGAGTTATTGAAGCTTCATATGCTATAACTGCGGGAACTGTTATTTCCATTCCAGCATCTTATATTTGGGGCAAAATTTCAGATTTGTACCAGAGAAGAAGAGCTCAGATAATAATTTCGTATATAGGACTTGCAGGATCGCTTCTTGCACTATATTTTATAAATAATGTACTGGACATAATATTGATTTATGCACTTTATTCGTTTCTTATCACTGCAAATTCCGCCCCGCTGAGTTTGCTGGTTATGGAAACTTCATCTAAAGATCTCTGGAGCAGAGTATTTTCTATATTGCAATTGGCAGGAAGCGTTGGTGGAACTGTTGGATTT
This Thermoplasmata archaeon DNA region includes the following protein-coding sequences:
- a CDS encoding MFS transporter, with protein sequence MLSNAGRKLILFTTSLAAFLAPFTSSLISFAVPKIGQTFHANFTEVVWVPLSFLIALASFMILFGKISDEYGRVKLFRLGFIIFLIGSSLIYFAANIYMLIALVFFTGLGAAFIGTNSTAIVSHIYPQHIRGGALGINVMSVYLGLTAAPFLGGILIQYFGWRSIFLINIPIALIGLVISFSSMKNLDIRGKRVKIDVRGAIIFTVGLVSTIFYLSVSQVYGWISMIYLLIFGLALLTIFVILESKTANPLLDISLFTKNRTFTASNFTAFLNYISTFSIVFVFSIYLQIILKYNPFNAGLILVAEPIFMVIFSPISGKLSDRYGSREIAAIGMGIIGISFLILSFIKINSVWDIIIPLSMIGIGFGLFSAPNTNSVMGSVTKDKFGVASGTLGTMRFTGQLMSIALASTILAASLPRTMLLEMFSGVESVITISYYNAFVSGFKVVMLVSGILSLIGVYTSLLKTKHS